In one Capricornis sumatraensis isolate serow.1 chromosome 1, serow.2, whole genome shotgun sequence genomic region, the following are encoded:
- the LOC138079248 gene encoding olfactory receptor 1J4-like: MRKENQSSMLEFLLRGLPILPEQQGIFFALFLGVYLTTVLGNLLIVLLIRLDPRLHTPMYFFLSHLAFSDISLSTITVPKMLMNMHTQQQSIPYVECISQMYFFILFGCLDNFLLAVMAYDRYVAICQPLHYTTVMRQELCISLVAVSWFFCCIHALLHTLLLVQLSFCAENTIPNFFCDLPALLKMSCSDISINELVIFTEGGMLFILPLSSILGSYVRIGTIVLRVPSTKRLFKVFSTCGSHLFVVSLYYGTLAGAYFFSSLWNSNDKDIIASVIYTVVTPMLNPFIYSLRNRDIKQALEIFVFRGNFFR; encoded by the coding sequence ATGAGGAAGGAGAACCAGAGCAGCATGTTAGAGTTCCTCCTCCGGGGGCTCCCCATCCTGCCAGAGCAGCAGGGCATATTCTTTGCCCTGTTCCTGGGCGTGTACCTGACCACAGTGCTGGGCAACCTGCTCATCGTCCTGCTCATCAGGCTGGACCCtcgcctccacacccccatgtacttcttcctcagccACTTGGCCTTCTCTGACATTTCCCTTTCCACTATCACAGTTCCAAAGATGCTGATGAACATGCATACTCAGCAACAATCCATCCCCTACGTGGAGTGCATTTCCCAGATgtattttttcatactttttggCTGTCTTGACAACTTCCTTCTTGCAGTGATGGCATATGACAGGTACGTGGCCATATGTCAGCCACTTCACTACACCACTGTCATGAGGCAGGAGCTGTGTATCTCCTTGGTAGCTGTGTCCTGGTTCTTCTGTTGTATCCATGCCCTGTTGCACACCCTCCTCTTGGTCCAACTGTCCTTCTGTGCTGAAAATACCATCCCCAACTTCTTCTGTgacctccctgccctcctgaagATGAGCTGTTCAGACATTTCCATCAATGAGCTGGTCATCTTTACTGAAGGAGGAATGCTGTTCATCTTGCCTCTGAGTAGCATCTTGGGCTCATATGTTCGTATAGGGACCATCGTCCTGAGGGTCCCATCCACTAAGAGACTCTTTAAAGTCTTCTCCACCTGTGGCTCCCACCTCTTTGTGGTATCTTTGTACTATGGGACACTTGCTGGTGCTTACTTTTTCTCCTCATTATGGAACTCCAATGACAAAGACataattgcttcagtcatatatACAGTGGTTACGCCCATGCTGAACCCCTTTATCTATAGCCTCAGAAACAGAGATATAAAACAAGCCCTAGAAATATTTGTCTTTAGGGGTAACTTCTTCAGATGA
- the LOC138078250 gene encoding olfactory receptor 1J4-like, translating into MRPENQSHVSKFLLLGLPIRPEQQGMFSALFLGMYLTTVLGNLLIILLIRLNPRLHTPMYFFLSHLALTDVSFSSVTVPKMVINMQNQDQSIPYAGCLAQMYFFLLFGCIDNLLLVVMAYDRYVAICHPLHYTTIMREGLCIFLLAGSWLLSCVSALSHTILVAQLSFCADNIIPHFFCDLVALLKLSCSDTSLNELVIFTAGTAVVILPLSGILVSYGLIGASILRVPSTNGLCKALSSCGSHLSVVSLFCGTTMALYFSTSSGKSNDTDMIASLMYTAVTPMLNPFIYSLRNRDMELDLGILFRSNNLFIQ; encoded by the coding sequence ATGAGGCCTGAGAATCAGAGCCACGTGTCCAAgttcctcctcctggggctccCCATCCGGCCAGAGCAGCAGGGCATGTTCTCCGCCTTGTTCCTGGGCATGTACCTGACCACGGTGCTGGGCAACCTGCTCATCATTCTGCTCATCAGGTTGAACCCtcgcctccacacccccatgtactttttcctcagCCACTTGGCCCTCACTGATGTCTCATTTTCATCTGTCACTGTCCCTAAGATGGTGATAAACATGCAAAACCAGGATCAATCCATCCCCTATGCAGGGTGCCTAGCACAGAtgtattttttcctactttttggcTGCATTGATAACCTTCTTCTTGTAGTGATGGCTTATGACAGGTACGTGGCCATCTGTCATCCTCTCCACTACACCACCATCATGAGGGAGGGGCTGTGTATATTTCTACTGGCTGGATCCTGGCTCCTCTCTTGTGTCAGTGCCCTGTCCCACACcatccttgtggctcagctgtccTTCTGTGCGGACAACATCATCCCACATTTCTTCTGTGACCTTGTTGCCCTGCTCAAGCTCTCCTGCTCAGACACCTCTCTCAATGAGCTGGTCATATTCACTGCAGGGACTGCAGTTGTCATTCTTCCACTGAGTGGCATCCTGGTCTCTTATGGTCTCATTGGGGCCTCCATCCTGAGGGTCCCTTCTACCAATGGGCTCTGCAAAGCCCTGTCCTCCTGTGGCTCCCACCTCTCTGTGGTGTCTCTATTCTGTGGAACCACTATGGCACTGTACTTTTCCACCTCATCAGGCAAGTCCAATGACACAGACATGATTGCCTCACTGATGTACACAGCGGTgacccccatgctgaaccccttcaTCTATAGCCTGAGGAACAGAGACATGGAATTGGATCTGGGAATTCTTTTCAGAAGCAATAATCTTTTCATCCAGTGA
- the LOC138079349 gene encoding olfactory receptor 1J4-like — protein MKRENQSSVSKFLLLGLPILPEQQGIFFALFLSVYLTTVLGNLLIVLLIRLDPRLHTPMYFFLSHLAFTDVSFSSVTIPKMLMNMHSQQQSIPYVECISQMYFFILFGCLDNFLLAVMAYDRYVAICQPLHYTTVMRQELCISLVAVSWFFCCIHALLHTLLLVQLSFCAENTIPTFFCDLPALLKMSCSDISINELVIFTEGGMLFILPLSSILGSYVRIGTIVLRAPSTKRLFKAFSTCGSHLLVVSFYYGTLASVYFFSSLWDSNDKHIVASVIYAVVTPMLNPFIYSLRNRDIKQALEIFLNRANFLK, from the coding sequence ATGAAGAGGGAGAACCAGAGCAGCGTGTCCAAgttcctcctcctggggctccCCATCCTGCCAGAACAACAGGGCATATTCTTTGCCCTGTTCCTAAGCGTGTACCTCACAACAGTGCTGGGCAACCTGCTCATCGTCCTGCTCATCAGGCTGGACCCtcgcctccacacccccatgtacttcttcctcagccACTTGGCCTTCACTGATGTCTCCTTTTCATCTGTCACCATCCCTAAGATGCTGATGAACATGCATTCTCAGCAACAATCCATCCCCTACGTGGAGTGCATTTCCCAGATgtattttttcatactttttggCTGTCTTGACAACTTCCTTCTTGCAGTGATGGCATATGACAGGTACGTGGCCATATGTCAGCCACTTCACTACACCACTGTCATGAGGCAGGAGCTGTGTATCTCCTTGGTAGCTGTGTCCTGGTTCTTCTGTTGTATCCATGCCCTGTTGCACACCCTCCTCTTGGTCCAACTGTCCTTCTGTGCTGAAAATACCATCCCCACCTTCTTCTGTgacctccctgccctcctgaagATGAGCTGTTCAGACATTTCCATCAATGAGCTGGTCATCTTTACTGAAGGAGGAATGCTGTTCATCTTGCCTCTGAGTAGCATCTTGGGCTCATATGTTCGTATAGGGACCATTGTCCTGAGGGCCCCGTCCACTAAGAGACTCTTTAAAGCCTTCTCCACTTGTGGCTCCCACCTCTTAGTGGTGTCTTTCTACTATGGGACACTTGCCAGTGTTTACTTTTTTTCCTCATTATGGGACTCCAATGACAAACAtatagttgcttcagtcatatatGCAGTAGTTACTCCCATGCTGAACCCCTTTATCTATAGCCTCAGAAACAGAGACATCAAACAAGCCCTAGAAATATTTCTCAACAGGGCTAACTTCTTGAAATGA